In Streptomyces sp. NBC_00878, a single window of DNA contains:
- the pglW gene encoding BREX system serine/threonine kinase PglW — MRDGRWVTVTESEFQHERRGLDAIREQLATANNDPWRAWTNFTFTAHTGHVREVDLLVIAPGGVYLIELKDWHGSIESRNGTWLQTQPGGRQISHGNPLHLANKKAKELASLLAQNGERVWVSEAVCFTDSSLRNRLPAHDQHGVYTVNKLVEMLKEPPRDERRRIDAPKSRAIKGALERIGIARSDAEYKVGPYLLHRKSFDSGPTWADYLARHSELPEAARIRVYLRERGSDAELRASVERAARREAAVLRRFKHPGVVQLKQYDPSGHSAGPALIFDFDPRTLRLDEYLAQYGEKLDILSRMALVRQLAETVRSAHGRRIYHRTLAARAIHVMPRARSRTAGSTDGEESGWLSPYLQISDWQVAVQRGSEQSGQAGGERLAPTTFSRAGAHLAEGADPYLAPELTALKADPVALDVYGLGVLTYLLATGKAPAASQAELLARYEAGEGLRPSAVVDGLSEYIDELVQAATAYTVSDRLSSVDDFLEMLEVVEDTLTEPAAVEPVRPAEPEKDPLEAVAGDVLAGRWEVRRRLGTGSTSRAFLVRDLTAGPDVRFAKTLAVLKVALSDSRGKVLEREAEVMGRLRPDSRIIRLVEPEPVRIGPRQVLILEYVGDEREADAEPSAPGTTRSRRREETVSRQLREFGRLSVDQLEAYGDYLFGAVDFLEGEGVWHRDIKPDNIAIRIRPNRTRELVLIDFSLAGYPVKETQAGTDGYLDPFIGTLTHRSVYDAHAERYALGVTLHEMASRELPVWGDGKVSPRQTDAEKEPYPRIAADAFDSAVRDGLVAFFQKALHRNAAQRFSDLKPMRDAWKKIFLAMDEAKPSSRRSRPVTAAATEAEAAQAPDAPIAEAEEESAEQQRDRQAAQADRTTPISAAGLSPAAESFVYGLQVNTVGELLAYSQRQLVNAPGLGSKTRGEVLGRIKEWRERLAEKPAAPLTPEGRKEAKEELSATEATIARVVAANGGAGRLPERALRTVSLDTLATLFVPELKKDGSNRNECEMVRLLLRLPDERGALPDIGVWPKQKDVATALGLSAGRIPQMLKTQRTRWKKHPAVRALRAEVLDVLGDLGRVASAAEIADALAVRRGTRLQEREQRRALALAAVRAVVEVEQLHPDEAEFQHAANRDAADEGMGAGLLALEVGEDDAPETPSAPGLLDYAQSLGKVADRLAKLDTLPTAATVLGELGAIAPPSGVMDWDDRRMVEVAAAASRNAAATPRLEIYPRNLPLVRALRLTQAGLVRPIPGVADARQPGLTGKEVHERVRARFPELLDKNGGHSLPTGGPLTRALQEAGFELHLSTREDTRTLRYLPRQTDGSSSYLSSGAGRQPTGMLTTAHRYSDDPQLAGAVAAEERLTGSARRDGFRVLTVRTGLSRDAVRELTGDRFDAGAVSVTELFLTALHELVDARVKPTWETILRADVAEPGSKAAMKFAEYARTAWGAVEPRVSELLTAGAGVGSGSRVPVLLTDAGVFARYDAMGVLERLAEQARGGGRGLWVLCPQSDPARPPRLGTTAVPYQAGLGEWIALPDSWVANAHRGGVAGVLGAGGVSGGHGGPGAGDVTVSGTSAGATGDVTK, encoded by the coding sequence ATGCGGGACGGCCGGTGGGTCACGGTCACCGAATCCGAGTTTCAGCATGAGCGCCGGGGCCTGGATGCCATTCGCGAGCAGCTGGCGACCGCGAACAACGATCCGTGGCGTGCCTGGACGAACTTCACCTTCACCGCGCACACCGGCCATGTCCGGGAAGTGGACCTTCTGGTGATCGCCCCCGGCGGGGTGTACCTGATCGAGCTGAAGGACTGGCACGGCTCGATCGAGTCCCGTAACGGCACATGGCTGCAGACCCAGCCCGGCGGACGGCAGATCTCCCACGGCAACCCACTGCACCTGGCGAACAAGAAGGCCAAGGAACTGGCCTCACTCCTCGCGCAGAACGGTGAGCGGGTCTGGGTCTCGGAGGCGGTGTGCTTCACCGACTCCTCTCTGAGGAACAGGCTGCCCGCCCACGACCAGCACGGCGTCTACACCGTGAACAAGCTGGTAGAGATGCTGAAGGAGCCGCCTCGTGACGAGCGGCGCCGCATCGACGCCCCGAAGTCCCGCGCGATCAAGGGGGCGCTGGAGCGGATCGGTATCGCGCGCAGTGACGCCGAGTACAAGGTCGGCCCGTATCTGCTGCACCGGAAGTCGTTCGACTCGGGTCCGACCTGGGCGGACTACCTGGCCCGGCACAGTGAGCTGCCGGAGGCCGCCCGTATCCGGGTCTATCTGCGGGAGCGGGGCTCGGACGCCGAGCTGCGGGCGTCGGTGGAGCGGGCCGCGCGGCGCGAGGCCGCGGTGCTACGGCGCTTCAAGCACCCCGGTGTCGTCCAGCTGAAGCAGTACGACCCGTCCGGGCACTCGGCGGGCCCGGCACTGATCTTCGACTTCGACCCGCGGACTCTGCGCCTGGACGAGTATCTGGCCCAGTACGGCGAGAAGTTGGACATCCTCAGCCGCATGGCCCTGGTGCGCCAGCTCGCCGAGACGGTGCGCTCGGCGCACGGCAGGCGGATCTACCACCGCACTCTGGCCGCCCGCGCGATCCACGTGATGCCTCGTGCCCGCAGCCGCACGGCGGGGAGCACGGACGGCGAGGAGTCGGGCTGGCTCAGTCCGTATCTGCAGATCTCGGACTGGCAGGTCGCGGTGCAGCGCGGCTCCGAGCAGAGCGGGCAGGCCGGCGGCGAGCGACTCGCCCCGACCACGTTCTCGCGCGCGGGAGCACACCTCGCGGAGGGCGCGGACCCGTATCTCGCCCCGGAACTCACCGCGTTGAAGGCCGACCCGGTGGCCCTGGACGTGTACGGGCTCGGGGTGCTCACCTATCTCCTGGCCACCGGCAAGGCCCCGGCAGCCAGCCAGGCCGAGCTGCTGGCGCGCTACGAGGCAGGCGAGGGACTGCGCCCCAGCGCGGTGGTGGACGGCCTGTCCGAGTACATCGACGAACTGGTGCAGGCGGCGACCGCGTACACCGTCTCCGACCGGCTGTCCTCCGTCGACGACTTCCTGGAGATGCTGGAGGTCGTCGAGGACACGCTGACCGAGCCCGCCGCGGTGGAGCCCGTTCGCCCCGCCGAGCCCGAGAAGGACCCTCTGGAAGCGGTCGCGGGCGACGTGCTGGCGGGCCGCTGGGAGGTCAGGCGCCGTCTCGGCACGGGTTCGACGAGCCGCGCGTTCCTGGTGCGGGACCTGACGGCCGGGCCGGACGTCAGGTTCGCGAAGACGCTCGCCGTGCTGAAGGTCGCGCTGTCGGACAGTCGCGGCAAGGTGCTGGAGCGGGAGGCCGAGGTGATGGGGCGCCTGCGTCCCGACTCCCGGATCATCCGCCTCGTCGAGCCGGAGCCCGTACGCATCGGACCTCGGCAGGTCCTCATCCTGGAGTACGTCGGTGACGAGCGTGAGGCCGACGCCGAGCCCTCCGCGCCCGGCACCACGAGGAGCCGGCGCCGGGAGGAGACGGTCTCCCGCCAGCTGCGGGAGTTCGGCCGACTGTCCGTGGACCAACTGGAGGCGTACGGCGACTACTTGTTCGGCGCGGTGGACTTCCTGGAGGGCGAGGGCGTCTGGCACCGTGACATCAAGCCGGACAACATCGCGATCCGTATCCGTCCGAACCGCACGCGCGAACTGGTCCTGATCGACTTCTCGCTGGCCGGTTACCCGGTGAAGGAGACCCAGGCGGGGACGGACGGCTACCTGGACCCCTTCATCGGCACGCTCACCCACCGCTCGGTGTACGACGCGCACGCGGAGCGTTACGCACTGGGGGTCACCCTCCACGAGATGGCGTCGCGCGAGTTGCCGGTGTGGGGCGACGGCAAGGTGTCCCCGCGCCAGACCGACGCGGAGAAGGAGCCGTACCCGAGGATCGCCGCCGACGCCTTCGACTCGGCGGTACGGGACGGGCTCGTCGCGTTCTTCCAGAAGGCGTTGCACCGGAACGCGGCGCAGCGGTTCAGCGACCTGAAGCCGATGCGGGACGCCTGGAAGAAGATCTTCCTGGCGATGGACGAGGCGAAGCCCTCGTCACGGCGTTCCCGGCCAGTGACGGCTGCCGCCACGGAGGCCGAGGCGGCTCAGGCCCCGGACGCGCCCATCGCGGAGGCCGAGGAGGAGAGCGCCGAACAGCAGCGCGACCGGCAGGCGGCTCAGGCCGACCGCACCACGCCCATCTCGGCGGCCGGCCTGAGCCCAGCGGCGGAGTCCTTCGTCTACGGGCTCCAGGTGAACACGGTCGGCGAGTTGCTCGCCTACAGCCAGCGCCAGCTCGTCAACGCCCCCGGCCTCGGCTCGAAGACCCGCGGCGAAGTCCTGGGCCGTATCAAGGAGTGGCGGGAACGGCTGGCCGAGAAGCCCGCAGCGCCGCTCACGCCGGAGGGCCGCAAGGAGGCCAAGGAGGAACTCTCCGCGACGGAGGCCACCATCGCGCGGGTGGTGGCCGCGAACGGCGGCGCGGGCCGACTGCCGGAGCGCGCGCTACGCACGGTCAGCCTGGACACGTTGGCGACTCTCTTCGTCCCGGAGTTGAAGAAGGACGGTTCCAACCGTAACGAGTGCGAGATGGTGCGGCTGCTGCTGCGGCTGCCCGACGAGCGCGGCGCACTGCCCGACATCGGCGTCTGGCCGAAGCAGAAGGACGTGGCGACCGCCCTTGGCCTGTCGGCGGGCCGCATCCCGCAGATGCTCAAGACCCAGCGCACCCGCTGGAAGAAGCACCCGGCCGTACGAGCCCTGCGCGCCGAAGTCCTCGATGTGCTCGGCGACTTGGGCCGGGTCGCCTCGGCCGCGGAGATCGCGGACGCGCTCGCCGTACGACGCGGCACCCGCCTCCAGGAGCGCGAGCAGCGCCGGGCCCTGGCACTGGCGGCCGTTCGGGCCGTGGTGGAGGTCGAGCAACTCCACCCGGACGAGGCCGAGTTCCAGCACGCGGCGAACCGGGACGCGGCCGATGAGGGCATGGGCGCGGGTCTGCTCGCCCTGGAGGTCGGCGAGGACGATGCCCCAGAGACGCCCTCCGCGCCGGGCCTGCTGGACTACGCACAGAGCCTTGGCAAGGTCGCGGACCGGCTGGCAAAACTGGACACGCTGCCGACCGCGGCGACCGTCCTCGGCGAGCTGGGCGCGATCGCCCCGCCGAGCGGGGTCATGGACTGGGACGACCGCCGCATGGTCGAGGTGGCCGCGGCGGCTTCCCGCAACGCCGCCGCGACCCCGCGCCTGGAGATCTACCCCCGCAACCTCCCCCTCGTACGGGCCCTGCGGCTGACCCAGGCCGGTCTGGTACGCCCCATCCCGGGCGTGGCCGATGCCCGGCAGCCGGGCCTGACGGGCAAGGAGGTGCACGAGCGGGTACGTGCACGCTTCCCGGAACTGCTCGACAAGAACGGCGGCCACTCCCTCCCGACGGGCGGGCCGCTGACGCGTGCGCTCCAGGAGGCCGGGTTCGAGCTGCACCTGTCCACGCGCGAGGACACCCGAACCCTGCGCTATCTGCCCCGGCAGACGGACGGCAGCTCCAGCTACCTGTCCTCGGGCGCCGGCCGCCAGCCGACCGGCATGCTCACCACCGCACACCGCTACTCCGACGACCCGCAACTCGCGGGCGCGGTGGCGGCGGAGGAGCGGCTGACGGGTTCGGCCCGGCGGGACGGCTTCCGGGTACTGACCGTCCGGACGGGTCTGTCCCGCGATGCGGTACGGGAGTTGACGGGCGACCGCTTCGACGCGGGCGCGGTGTCGGTGACCGAGCTGTTCCTCACGGCGCTGCACGAACTGGTCGACGCGCGGGTCAAGCCGACGTGGGAAACAATCCTGCGGGCGGATGTGGCGGAGCCCGGGTCGAAGGCGGCGATGAAGTTCGCGGAGTATGCGCGGACGGCTTGGGGGGCGGTGGAGCCTCGGGTGAGCGAGCTGCTGACAGCTGGGGCCGGGGTTGGTTCCGGCTCGCGGGTGCCTGTGCTGCTGACGGACGCGGGGGTGTTCGCGCGGTACGACGCGATGGGCGTCCTTGAGCGGTTGGCGGAGCAGGCACGGGGTGGCGGTCGCGGGCTGTGGGTGCTGTGCCCGCAGAGCGACCCGGCGCGCCCGCCACGGTTGGGGACGACGGCGGTGCCGTACCAGGCGGGGCTGGGTGAGTGGATAGCTCTGCCGGACTCGTGGGTGGCCAATGCCCATCGAGGTGGGGTGGCCGGGGTTCTCGGCGCGGGCGGCGTGAGCGGTGGGCACGGTGGGCCTGGCGCCGGTGATGTGACTGTTTCGGGTACGAGTGCGGGTGCGACGGGAGACGTGACCAAGTGA
- a CDS encoding FUSC family protein: MPRPFSAVSVALPPWLAHALRAQRGPVPWNAVVRGALSAGPLLLVAVLVGRESVGVMAALGAMFAGINDRPGSRRAAVHWVGVPALAGAAGLVVGTYAGEGFGAVPLTLVLTGLGLLAGAVSAAGTVASGAGTQLLVAAAIGAGMPLPDPGWQRALFFLAGAGWLIVLRLVLPTPGALAQDFRFDGERVAVAKVYDAIAELLSGVGGAEAGARRAALTAALDHAQDALAGPRLRRYASSSAERRLRAQYAAALPLAEAATALAWAGDALPARTAQGPRRLAVAVRTGEPSGPLPAPARSVPGLRALDDALLHAAETFDRGGRKTDGGSPDGKQADGSSPGRKKADANPLDRGAEQTAHKGLHIRPLRAKAFLRTVTGTGGREYGFRVALCYGAGVAVAQALHHVHWYWLPVTAVFLVKPDLGPLVSRVLNRAAGTVLGALVFAGFAAVLPRPEGLVALVALSGALIPVATRHFAAQTAVVTVLVLALVMVGGEPEASWSRIGETLLACAIVLIVGHLPVPGQRGGNVRARLTAATDAAHAYLTHVLSGADDRAARWALRREAYRRLAEARAAIDRASAELPTLARHTEGTGEVAATLERLVDTTTACAVHLDDTGRLTPRHTERLATLLDELVEQRERAGLADPPADLLSA; this comes from the coding sequence GTGCCGCGACCCTTCTCCGCTGTGTCCGTCGCCCTTCCGCCCTGGCTCGCGCATGCGCTGCGTGCGCAAAGGGGGCCCGTGCCGTGGAACGCCGTCGTCCGCGGAGCGCTCTCCGCCGGGCCGCTGTTGCTCGTGGCCGTTCTCGTCGGGCGGGAATCCGTCGGTGTCATGGCCGCCCTCGGTGCCATGTTCGCCGGGATCAACGACCGGCCCGGAAGCCGCCGGGCCGCCGTGCACTGGGTGGGGGTGCCCGCGCTGGCAGGAGCCGCGGGACTGGTCGTCGGTACGTACGCGGGGGAGGGGTTCGGTGCCGTCCCGCTGACCCTCGTACTCACCGGGCTCGGGCTGCTCGCCGGGGCCGTGAGCGCCGCCGGGACCGTCGCCTCGGGGGCCGGGACGCAGTTGCTCGTCGCCGCGGCCATCGGGGCCGGGATGCCACTGCCCGACCCCGGGTGGCAGCGGGCGCTGTTCTTCCTGGCCGGAGCCGGCTGGCTGATCGTGCTGCGGCTGGTGCTGCCCACGCCCGGTGCCCTCGCCCAGGACTTCCGGTTCGACGGGGAGCGGGTGGCCGTCGCGAAGGTGTACGACGCCATCGCCGAGCTGCTCTCCGGGGTCGGCGGAGCCGAGGCCGGGGCCCGGCGGGCCGCGCTCACCGCCGCGCTCGACCACGCGCAGGACGCGCTCGCGGGGCCGCGGCTGCGGCGGTACGCCAGTTCCTCCGCCGAGCGGCGACTGCGGGCGCAGTACGCCGCCGCGCTGCCGCTCGCCGAGGCCGCGACCGCGCTGGCCTGGGCCGGAGACGCGCTGCCCGCCCGTACGGCTCAGGGCCCGCGGCGGCTCGCCGTCGCCGTACGGACCGGGGAGCCCTCCGGGCCGCTGCCCGCACCCGCACGGTCCGTACCCGGACTGCGCGCCCTCGACGACGCACTCCTGCATGCCGCCGAGACCTTCGACCGCGGCGGCAGGAAGACCGACGGCGGTAGCCCCGACGGCAAGCAGGCCGACGGCAGTAGCCCCGGCCGCAAGAAGGCCGACGCCAACCCCCTCGACCGCGGCGCCGAGCAGACCGCACACAAGGGCCTGCACATACGGCCCCTCCGCGCCAAGGCCTTCCTGCGGACCGTCACCGGCACCGGCGGACGCGAGTACGGCTTCCGCGTCGCCCTCTGCTACGGCGCCGGCGTGGCCGTCGCCCAGGCCCTGCACCACGTGCACTGGTACTGGCTGCCGGTCACCGCCGTCTTCCTCGTGAAGCCGGACCTCGGACCGCTCGTCTCACGCGTACTGAACCGGGCGGCGGGCACCGTCCTCGGCGCCCTCGTCTTCGCCGGGTTCGCGGCCGTACTGCCCCGGCCGGAAGGGCTCGTGGCGCTCGTGGCGCTCAGCGGTGCCCTGATCCCCGTCGCCACCCGGCACTTCGCCGCGCAGACCGCCGTCGTCACCGTCCTCGTGCTCGCCCTCGTCATGGTCGGCGGGGAGCCGGAAGCCTCCTGGAGCCGTATCGGCGAGACGCTGCTGGCCTGCGCGATCGTGCTGATCGTCGGGCATCTGCCGGTTCCGGGACAGCGCGGCGGGAACGTGCGGGCCCGGCTCACCGCCGCCACCGACGCCGCCCACGCCTATCTCACCCACGTACTGAGCGGCGCCGACGACCGGGCCGCCCGCTGGGCGCTCCGCCGCGAGGCTTACCGGAGGCTGGCCGAGGCCCGCGCCGCGATCGACCGTGCCTCCGCCGAACTGCCCACCCTGGCCCGGCACACGGAAGGCACCGGCGAGGTCGCCGCCACCCTCGAACGCCTCGTCGACACCACCACCGCCTGCGCCGTCCACCTCGACGACACGGGACGGCTCACCCCGCGGCACACCGAGCGCCTCGCCACCCTCCTCGACGAACTCGTGGAGCAGCGCGAGCGCGCCGGGCTCGCGGATCCCCCGGCCGACCTCCTCAGCGCCTGA
- a CDS encoding endonuclease/exonuclease/phosphatase family protein, protein MLLGTWNLENLYRPGGDFGPRDEDAYKAKLSALASVVTELDPTLLGVQEVGDPEALEDLAEMLDGDWHIALSEHPDSRGIRVGFLSRPKPRKITDTNAFPEPLRAVQSDDDSEPVSRTGRGILTAEITVRGTTLTVAVCHLKSKLLTYPGKRFQPRDEGERARYGAYALFRRAAEATTLRTVADGLLEGKGKERNVAVLGDLNDEVTAATTQIPQGPDGSEIGTAGFERPDKGDAARLWNIAPLIPEKQRFSRVHAGRPELIDHILVSRLLLDHVTEAGTGTPVQETPLPSIDEDPGKRRDAAGSDHAPVWARIEP, encoded by the coding sequence ATGCTCCTTGGCACCTGGAACCTGGAGAATCTGTACCGGCCCGGCGGCGACTTCGGGCCGCGCGACGAGGACGCGTACAAGGCGAAGCTGTCCGCCCTGGCGTCGGTCGTCACGGAGCTCGATCCCACGCTGCTCGGCGTGCAGGAGGTCGGCGATCCCGAGGCGTTGGAGGACCTGGCCGAGATGCTGGACGGCGACTGGCACATCGCGCTCTCGGAGCACCCGGACAGCCGCGGCATCAGGGTCGGCTTCCTCAGCCGCCCGAAACCACGGAAGATCACCGACACGAACGCCTTCCCCGAACCGCTGCGAGCCGTTCAGAGCGACGACGACAGTGAGCCGGTCTCCCGGACGGGCCGCGGCATCCTGACCGCGGAGATAACCGTGCGGGGAACGACCCTGACCGTGGCGGTCTGCCATCTCAAGTCGAAGCTGCTGACGTACCCGGGCAAGCGGTTCCAGCCGCGGGACGAGGGTGAGCGGGCCCGCTACGGCGCGTACGCCCTGTTCCGGCGGGCCGCCGAGGCCACCACACTGCGGACCGTCGCGGACGGCCTCCTCGAAGGCAAGGGCAAGGAACGGAACGTGGCCGTGCTCGGCGACCTCAACGACGAGGTCACGGCCGCCACGACCCAGATCCCGCAAGGCCCGGACGGTTCCGAGATCGGCACGGCGGGCTTCGAACGACCCGACAAGGGCGACGCGGCGCGGCTCTGGAACATCGCGCCGCTCATCCCGGAGAAGCAGCGCTTCTCCCGCGTCCACGCGGGGCGTCCCGAACTGATCGACCACATACTGGTCAGCCGTCTGCTGCTCGACCATGTCACCGAGGCAGGGACGGGGACACCGGTCCAGGAGACGCCGCTCCCGTCGATCGACGAGGACCCGGGAAAGCGGCGGGACGCGGCGGGGTCGGACCATGCGCCGGTGTGGGCGCGGATAGAGCCGTGA
- a CDS encoding amidohydrolase, whose product MTSPEPTPDATPNASADDRANSPGTKAPADLIITRCTALVHDDHEQIGFVEDATIVVRAGRIETITTGPVDLSAVGLSAVDHPAPGLPALGLPAPGLPGHPAVEHIDARGQVAMPGLVNCHTHAPMVTLRGIAEDLPIEEWFNGFAWPIESNLQEKDVELGARLACAEMIRGGVTCFADHYFSMDTVAAVTAESGLRANLGQAFFSSQGAEGREQSLDFALRHRGTADGRITTSLAPHAPYTVEDADLAATARLAREHGLLVHIHASENRNQADTSLARHGRTPIEVLADTGLLDTDLLIAHGTGIMERDLPVLARATGRIAVASAPRGYLKFAWPTTTPVRALRELGIPVGLATDGAASNSSLDVWESMALTALVQKFTEGDPRWLTSRQALHHATLQSARAVGLGQEIGSLAPGRRADIILVDVSGPHTQPVHDLAATLVHSARAGDVRTTIVDGRVIMRERELLTLDVPGTVREMNERMPALIDRSHGKRIQDYDT is encoded by the coding sequence ATGACCTCGCCCGAGCCCACGCCCGACGCGACGCCCAACGCCTCTGCTGATGATCGGGCCAACTCGCCCGGCACAAAAGCCCCGGCCGATCTCATTATCACCCGGTGCACCGCCCTGGTGCACGACGATCACGAACAGATCGGCTTCGTCGAGGACGCCACCATCGTCGTACGGGCCGGCCGCATCGAGACGATCACCACCGGCCCCGTGGACCTCTCCGCCGTAGGTCTCTCCGCCGTCGACCACCCCGCCCCGGGTCTCCCCGCCCTCGGTCTCCCCGCCCCCGGTCTCCCCGGTCACCCCGCCGTCGAGCACATCGACGCGCGTGGACAGGTCGCGATGCCCGGCCTCGTCAACTGCCATACGCACGCCCCGATGGTCACCCTGCGCGGCATCGCGGAGGACCTGCCCATCGAGGAGTGGTTCAACGGCTTCGCCTGGCCCATCGAGTCCAACCTCCAGGAGAAGGACGTGGAGTTGGGCGCGCGGCTCGCCTGCGCCGAGATGATCCGGGGCGGCGTCACCTGCTTCGCGGACCACTACTTCTCGATGGACACCGTCGCAGCCGTGACCGCCGAGAGCGGGCTGCGCGCCAACCTCGGACAGGCCTTCTTCTCCTCCCAGGGCGCCGAAGGACGCGAGCAGTCGCTGGACTTCGCCCTCCGCCACCGCGGCACCGCCGACGGCCGCATCACCACGTCACTCGCCCCGCACGCGCCGTACACCGTCGAGGACGCCGACCTCGCCGCCACCGCCCGACTCGCGCGGGAACACGGCCTGTTGGTGCACATCCACGCCTCCGAGAACCGCAACCAGGCCGACACCAGCCTCGCCCGCCACGGCCGCACACCCATCGAGGTGCTGGCCGACACCGGGCTCCTCGACACCGACCTGCTCATCGCGCACGGCACCGGCATCATGGAACGCGACCTGCCCGTACTCGCCCGCGCCACGGGCCGGATCGCCGTGGCCAGCGCGCCCCGGGGCTACCTCAAGTTCGCCTGGCCCACCACCACTCCGGTACGCGCACTGCGCGAGCTCGGCATCCCCGTGGGCCTCGCCACGGACGGGGCCGCCTCCAACAGCTCCCTGGACGTGTGGGAGTCCATGGCGCTCACCGCGCTGGTGCAGAAGTTCACCGAGGGCGACCCGCGCTGGCTGACCTCCCGTCAGGCCCTGCACCACGCCACGCTCCAGAGCGCGCGGGCCGTCGGACTCGGCCAGGAGATCGGCAGTCTCGCGCCGGGCCGCAGGGCCGACATCATCCTCGTCGACGTGAGTGGCCCGCACACCCAGCCCGTGCACGACCTCGCGGCCACCCTTGTGCACAGCGCCCGCGCCGGCGACGTACGCACGACGATCGTCGACGGGCGGGTGATCATGCGCGAGCGCGAGCTGCTCACACTCGATGTGCCGGGAACCGTGCGGGAGATGAACGAACGGATGCCCGCCCTGATCGACCGGAGCCACGGCAAACGGATCCAGGACTACGACACGTGA